One Spinacia oleracea cultivar Varoflay chromosome 4, BTI_SOV_V1, whole genome shotgun sequence DNA segment encodes these proteins:
- the LOC110804067 gene encoding E3 ubiquitin-protein ligase WAVH1, producing MVQKYNDDEEIQRPQSLSGANSGAFEADGTTAMYYNKRDASLKSEKFTVLLELTGTEGDESDERPGLDIVIVLDVSGSMRGKNLEQLKIASKFLIKKLSAVDRLSVVIFSSHAQRLCPLSLMNQDAQSHVEGLIHELKAGGGTNITAGLEEAIKVLNDRRFTDGREVAIMFMSDGNPSKGYDGSKVTFGDVPVHTFGLGQDYHPQVLTDIAARSNGGTFNTSDVDNPKTSNLSIAFAQCLAGLLSVVVKDLTLIITKQKSTIQKVSVGNYPQTRDDTEGTATVSFGNLYSRETRNVLVNLVLDEVKSPKGTDILEFTYTYKRVIGDREYDVAPVTITVSRTETPSGQEIPEVLNEIARQDTAEKMKDARKLADRKLFDDAKGKLNEARQDLERKELNQSDPLIKGLLAEVKQLTELMATPEIYEKLGRAFAFASELSHALQRASARGDVSELRLFATKAMDQLLSQVKNYEKNPNMPVPTTADDKKTRIAEEKANPTIKKPAPKPKETTVADIAQVLSTHLADAIKSLTAIKELIDKSH from the exons GGGCGAACTCTGGTGCTTTCGAAGCTGACGGTACAACGGCAATGTACTACAACAAAAGAGATGCATCGCTGAAGAGTGAGAAGTTCACGGTGTTGTTGGAACTAACGGGAACAGAAGGTGATGAAAGTGATGAGAGACCAGGGTTGGACATTGTGATAGTGCTTGATGTTAGTGGTAGTATGAGAGGAAAGAATTTAGAACAATTGAAAATAGCAAGCAAATTCTTAATTAAAAAACTTAGTGCAGTTGATCGTCTTTCTGTTGTCATATTCTCTAGCCATGCTCAAAGGTTGTGCCCATTGAGCTTAATGAATCAAGATGCTCAATCCCACGTAGAGGGCCTTATTCATGAACTTAAGGCTGGCGGTGGTACTAACATCACCGCTGGTCTCGAGGAGGCTATCAAAGTGCTTAATGATCGGAGATTTACCGACGGACGTGAGGTTGCCATCATGTTTATGTCTGATGGTAACCCTTCTAAAGGCTATGATGGCAGCAAAGTTACATTCGGTGATGTGCCTGTACACACCTTTGGTTTGGGACAAGACTACCACCCTCAG GTGCTAACGGACATTGCAGCGAGAAGCAACGGAGGAACATTTAATACTTCAGATGTGGACAACCCGAAAACGAGCAACTTGAGCATTGCATTTGCCCAATGTTTAGCTGGTCTACTTAGTGTGGTGGTTAAAGATTTAACTTTGATAATCacaaaacaaaaatcaacaatACAGAAGGTGTCTGTTGGTAATTATCCACAGACAAGAGATGATACTGAAGGCACTGCAACTGTTTCATTTGGCAATCTCTATAGTAGAGAGACCCGTAATGTGCTGGTGAATCTTGTTCTTGATGAGGTCAAATCTCCCAAGGGAACTGATATTCTGGAATTCACATACACTTACAA AAGAGTTATTGGTGACAGAGAGTATGATGTTGCTCCGGTGACGATTACTGTAAGTCGTACTGAAACACCTTCAGGACAGGAGATTCCAGAAGTGCTAAACGAGATAGCACGTCAAGACACAGCAGAGAAGATGAAAGATGCAAGGAAATTGGCTGACAGAAAGCTGTTTGATGATGCTAAGGGTAAGCTTAATGAAGCCAGGCAAGACCTTGAACGTAAGGAGCTAAACCAATCAGACCCATTGATTAAAGGACTGTTAGCTGAAGTGAAACAGTTGACAGAGTTAATGGCAACACCAGAGATTTACGAGAAGCTAGGACGtgcttttgcttttgcatcTGAGCTTTCACACGCACTGCAGCGTGCCTCGGCTAGAGGTGATGTCAGTGAGCTAAGATTGTTTGCGACTAAGGCTATGGACCAGTTACTTTCTCAAGTTAAAAACTATGAAAAGAATCCTAATATGCCAGTGCCAACAACTGCTGATGATAAGAAGACCCGAATTGCAGAAGAGAAAGCCAATCCTACAATCAAGAAGCCAGCTCCTAAACCTAAGGAGACTACTGTTGCGGATATTGCTCAAGTTCTAAGCACTCATCTTGCGGATGCTATTAAGTCACTTACTGCAATCAAGGAACTCATCGATAAAAGTCATTAA
- the LOC110804077 gene encoding uncharacterized protein, with product MSKNEEEEEEEEAKSPKLVEEVEEERFYESLDRILSSSNSSTSNSEDDNDTILSPRRHRTHHHHHHHHCHGGKSSSNSSGLPKFPVSAQNYDVWVSSESFSLSSLEQRRDRLLRALGLSSDPSLSRRKTATVRSVSFDHHLVGCSAEQPAKLPEDDDNSRVINRSKSDQCNSSPTPTTSTCSSSSILSIRSVSDTVYRDSKSNNNKYNVDDGNHNATNINNDNGVVDNLVSDGCVGSVSVSGLGGFNKMPAERIGSRQGISEIEGECGDLKGGKSGIEEIEREKVCTIKNLDTGKEFVVKGAREDGVWNKVKEVGTGRHLTMEEFEMSVGHSPIVQELMRRQNVEDQLNNNKDSGESNGNGDNGSKSKKKVSWFRSIKNVASSVTGYKERRSSDERDTSSEKGGRRSSSATDDSQDTSFHGPERIRVRQYGKSVKDLTALYKSQEIQAHNGSIWTIKFSLDGRFLASAGEDCVIHVWQVVESERKGELLVDRPDDASLSLLVLTNGSPEPNLVSQSLDSLLEKKRRGRPSISRKSVSLDHIKVPETVFGLSEKPICSFQGHSDDVLDLSWSKSQLLLSSSMDKTVRLWNLSSKTCLKIFSHSDYVTCIQFNPVDDRYFISGSLDAKVRIWSIPDRQVVDWNDLHEMVTAACYTPDGQGALVGSYKGSCRLYNTSENKLQQKCQINLQNKKKRSHLKKITGFQFAPGSSSEVLITSADSRVRVVDGLDLVHKFKGFRNTNSQISASLTANGKYVVCASEDSHVYVWKHEGETRPSRSKGVTVTRSYEHFHCQDVSVAIPWPGMGEPWGPQDLCSEEQNVLHHHHSEEVSTANHPPTPVEEEFNDNDNDSCSPSGSGCSNSPFRGTISNAPNSYFFDRISLTWPEEKLIRATKNRSPRISLDFSNGSLQNRAAWGLVIVTAGLRGEIRTFLNYGLPVRI from the exons ATGAGCAAAAAcgaagaggaggaggaagaagaagaagcaaAATCCCCCAAATTAGTTGAAGAAGTAGAAGAAGAAAGGTTTTACGAGTCGCTTGATCGGATCCTCTCTTCGTCAAATTCGTCAACATCGAATTCTGAAGACGATAATGATACCATTTTATCGCCTCGCCGACACAggacccaccaccaccaccaccaccaccattgtcATGGGGGAAAGTCTAGTAGTAACTCTTCTGGGCTTCCGAAATTCCCAGTGTCGGCTCAAAACTACGACGTATGGGTCTCTTCTGAGTCGTTTTCTCTTTCTTCCCTTGAGCAGCGGCGTGATCGTCTCCTCCGTGCTCTCGGGTTATCGTCTGACCCATCGTTGTCTCGCCGTAAGACGGCTACGGTCCGATCTGTGTCGTTTGATCATCATTTGGTTGGGTGTTCTGCTGAGCAGCCTGCAAAATTGCCAGAGGATGATGATAACTCAAGGGTTATAAACCGGTCGAAATCGGATCAGTGTAATTCTTCTCCTACTCCTACTACTTCTACTTGTTCTTCGTCTTCCATTCTTTCAATTCGTTCTGTTTCTGATACTGTATATAGAGATAGTAAAAGCAACAATAATAAGTACAATGTGGATGATGGTAATCATAATGCTACTAATATTAATAATGATAACGGGGTTGTTGATAATTTGGTGAGTGATGGGTGTGTTGGGTCGGTTTCAGTTTCGGGTTTGGGTGGTTTTAATAAGATGCCAGCGGAGAGGATTGGTAGCCGGCAAGGGATCAGTGAGATAGAGGGGGAATGTGGTGATTTGAAGGGCGGAAAAAGTGGAATTGAGGAGATTGAGAGAGAAAAGGTGTGTACAATTAAGAACCTTGATACTGGAAAAGAATTTGTGGTGAAGGGGGCCAGAGAAGATGGGGTGTGGAACAAGGTTAAGGAGGTTGGAACTGGTAGGCACTTGACTATGGAGGAGTTCGAGATGTCTGTTGGGCATTCACCCATTGTTCAGGAATTAATGAGACGGCAAAATGTGGAGGATCAGCTTAACAATAACAAGGATAGTGGTGAGTCTAATGGGAATGGTGACAATGGATCCAAGTCGAAGAAGAAGGTTAGTTGGTTTAGAAGTATCAAGAATGTGGCTAGTAGTGTTACCGGGTACAAGGAGAGACGTAGCAGCGATGAGAGGGATACCTCGTCAGAGAAAGGTGGTCGCAGGTCCAGCTCTGCTACTGATGATAGTCAGGATACTTCATTCCACGGGCCAGAGAGGATTCGGGTTCGGCAGTATGGGAAATCGGTTAAGGATCTTACGGCACTGTACAAGAGCCAGGAAATTCAGGCCCATAATGGTTCTATTTGGACAATTAAGTTTAGCTTAGATGGAAGGTTCCTAGCAAGTGCTGGCGAGGATTGCGTAATACATGTTTGGCAAGTGGTGGAATCGGAGAGGAAAGGTGAGCTTTTGGTGGATAGACCCGATGATGCAAGTTTGAGTCTTCTTGTCTTGACAAATGGATCACCTGAACCAAATTTAGTTTCCCAAAGCTTGGATAGTTTGTTGGAGAAAAAGAGGAGGGGTAGGCCATCTATCAGCCGGAAATCTGTGAGCTTGGACCATATCAAGGTTCCAGAGACTGTTTTTGGGCTGTCAGAGAAACCAATCTGTTCATTTCAGGGGCATTCAGACGACGTGCTTGACCTCTCCTGGTCCAAATCTCAG CTTTTGCTTTCATCCTCAATGGACAAGACAGTGCGTCTGTGGAACTTGTCTAGCAAGACTTGtctgaaaatattttcccacaGTGACTATG TAACTTGCATCCAGTTCAATCCTGTTGATGATAGATATTTCATCAGTGGATCTCTAGATGCTAAGGTTCGCATATGGAGCATTCCTGATCGTCAAGTTGTTGATTGGAATGATCTGCATGAGATGGTCACTGCTGCCTGCTATACTCCGGATGGTCAG GGCGCATTGGTTGGTTCATACAAGGGAAGCTGCCGCCTATACAACACATCTG AAAACAAGCTGCAACAGAAGTGCCAGATCAATCTGCAAAACAAGAAGAAAAGATCCCACCTCAAAAAAATTACTGGTTTCCAG TTTGCACCAGGGAGTTCTTCGGAAGTTTTGATAACATCTGCAGATTCACGGGTCCGGGTTGTTGATGGTTTGGATCTGGTTCACAAGTTTAAAG GGTTTCGCAACACGAATAGTCAAATATCAGCTTCTCTCACTGCTAATGGAAAGTATGTGGTGTGTGCCAGTGAGGATTCTCACGTGTATGTGTGGAAACATGAAGGTGAGACAAGGCCTAGTAGAAGCAAAGGAGTGACAGTGACACGGTCCTATGAGCATTTCCATTGTCAAGATGTATCTGTGGCTATCCCATGGCCTGGAATGGGTGAACCGTGGGGACCCCAAGATTTATGCTCAGAAGAGCAAAATGTGCTCCACCATCATCACTCAGAGGAGGTCTCAACAGCCAACCACCCTCCAACACCAGTTGAGGAGGAGTtcaatgataatgataatgatagcTGCTCTCCTTCTGGATCTGGTTGCAGCAATAGTCCTTTCCGTGGTACAATTTCCAATGCACCCAACAGTTATTTCTTTGATAGAATTTCATTGACATGGCCTGAAGAGAAGCTTATTCGAGCCACCAAGAACCGGAGTCCTCGTATTAGTTTGGACTTCTCCAATGGGTCCCTTCAAAACCGGGCTGCTTGGGGTTTGGTGATTGTAACTGCTGGTCTGCGAGGGGAAATCAGAACCTTCCTCAATTATGGATTGCCAGttcgaatttag